A stretch of the Capsicum annuum cultivar UCD-10X-F1 chromosome 8, UCD10Xv1.1, whole genome shotgun sequence genome encodes the following:
- the LOC107879218 gene encoding uncharacterized protein LOC107879218 — translation MSKIAKVDQRVKECLEEAGYEKWARCHSPINRGRMMTSNIAECINGCLVEARKLPILSFLEEVRILFTAWNCKNNEIASYTNTTLGRRFEEILTLNRVKALRMTVEPAGSYLYCVYDSERRYIIDIERGTYNCGRPHTIVKIYELPIVLMPDKKD, via the exons atgtcAAAGATTGCTAAGGTTGATCAAAGAGTTAAGGAATGTCTGGAAGAAGCTGGATATGAAAAATGGGCTCGATGTCACTCGCCTATAAATAGAGGTAGAATGATGACCTCAAATATAGCCGAATGTATTAACGGTTGTTTGGTTGAGGCTAGAAAACTTCCTATTTTGAGTTTCCTTGAagaagttagaattttatttacTGCCTGGAATTGTAAGAACAACGAAATTGCATCTTACACTAATACAACTCTTGGGAGAAGATTTGAAGAAATACTGACTCTTAATAGGGTTAAAGCTTTGCGGATGACG GTTGAACCAGCAGGTAGTTATCTTTATTGTGTATATGATTCGGAACGGAGGTACATTATCGATATTGAGCGTGGCACGTACAATTGTGGCCg GCCACACACCATAGTCAAGATATATGAACTCCCGATAGTTCTAATGCCAGACAAGAAGGATTGA